In Fundidesulfovibrio magnetotacticus, the following proteins share a genomic window:
- a CDS encoding B12-binding domain-containing radical SAM protein has product MKLSISYPPLESSKGVALLSQNRQFQWFTNPTYIYPMVPSYAASLCQERGHRVFWDDGIAEEMTYAAWLDRIKREKPELIAMESKTPVIKRHWKIVEELKRELPGTKVALMGDHVTALPRESMENCPADFVIAGGDFDFILADLADHLDGKTPALPGGVWFRENGEIKDTGPASLEHDLEKLPHIDRALTRWELYAYKNGNFKHTPGTYVYAGRDCWWGKCTFCSWTTLYPGRNYRTVSVERHLDEIEMLAAMGVKEIFDDSGCFPKGQWLEDFCRGMVKRGLHKKVVMGCNMRVGALSQEQWHLLKAANFRFILIGLESVVQTTLDRLVKGIKVAQIEETLRMCKKAGLSPHITTMVGYPWETREDARATIDFAKRMFVSGVLDTLQATIVVPYPGTPLFAEAKAQGWLLTEDWDDYDMRQSVWRSPLTNEDVLQFKNELYKAALTPAFILRKILSIRSMDDIAFFYRAAGKLIGHLLNTRKGCAECKK; this is encoded by the coding sequence ATGAAGCTCTCCATCTCCTATCCTCCCCTGGAATCCTCCAAGGGCGTGGCCCTTTTGTCCCAGAACCGCCAGTTTCAGTGGTTCACCAACCCCACCTACATCTACCCCATGGTGCCCTCCTACGCGGCCAGCCTCTGCCAGGAGCGCGGCCACCGCGTCTTCTGGGACGACGGCATCGCCGAGGAGATGACCTACGCCGCCTGGCTGGACCGCATCAAACGCGAAAAGCCGGAACTGATCGCCATGGAGTCCAAAACCCCGGTGATCAAGCGCCATTGGAAAATCGTGGAAGAGCTCAAGCGCGAGCTGCCCGGCACGAAGGTGGCCCTCATGGGCGACCACGTCACGGCCCTGCCGCGCGAATCCATGGAGAACTGCCCCGCCGACTTCGTGATCGCCGGCGGCGACTTCGACTTCATCCTGGCCGACCTGGCCGACCACCTGGACGGCAAGACCCCCGCCCTGCCCGGCGGCGTCTGGTTCCGCGAGAACGGCGAGATCAAGGACACCGGCCCCGCCTCCCTGGAACACGACCTGGAAAAGCTCCCCCACATCGACCGCGCCCTCACCCGCTGGGAGCTCTACGCCTACAAGAACGGCAACTTCAAGCACACCCCCGGCACCTACGTCTACGCCGGGCGCGACTGCTGGTGGGGCAAGTGCACCTTCTGCTCCTGGACCACCCTCTATCCCGGCCGCAACTACCGCACCGTCTCCGTGGAGCGCCACCTGGACGAAATCGAGATGCTGGCGGCCATGGGCGTGAAGGAAATCTTCGACGACTCGGGATGCTTCCCCAAAGGCCAGTGGCTGGAAGACTTCTGCCGCGGCATGGTGAAGCGCGGCCTGCACAAGAAGGTGGTGATGGGCTGCAACATGCGCGTGGGCGCGCTCAGCCAGGAGCAATGGCATCTCCTGAAGGCCGCCAACTTCCGCTTCATCCTCATCGGCCTGGAGTCCGTGGTGCAGACCACCCTGGACAGGCTGGTCAAGGGCATCAAGGTGGCCCAGATCGAGGAAACCCTGCGCATGTGCAAGAAGGCAGGGCTCTCCCCGCACATCACCACCATGGTGGGCTACCCCTGGGAGACCCGCGAGGACGCCCGCGCCACCATCGACTTCGCCAAGCGCATGTTCGTCTCCGGCGTGCTGGACACGCTCCAGGCCACCATCGTGGTGCCCTACCCCGGCACCCCCCTCTTCGCCGAGGCCAAGGCCCAGGGCTGGCTCCTCACCGAGGACTGGGACGACTACGACATGCGCCAGAGCGTCTGGCGCTCCCCGCTGACCAACGAAGACGTGTTGCAATTCAAGAACGAACTGTATAAGGCCGCCCTGACCCCGGCGTTCATCCTGCGCAAGATACTCTCCATCAGAAGTATGGACGACATCGCCTTCTTCTACCGGGCCGCAGGGAAGCTCATCGGCCACCTGCTGAACACCCGCAAGGGCTGCGCCGAGTGTAAGAAGTAA
- a CDS encoding glycosyltransferase, whose product MSDTPLFSIIIPFKAPGLLVEECLAHIFELQETRYEVILLPDEPMPEPKGVYARPGVSVLPTGPVSPAVKRDMGAQAAQGQYLAFIDDDAYPEPYWLTYAREAFERDQTVVAVGGPAQTPASDPFFARASGAVFLSRLSGGFPQRYLPLPPRRFVDDWPTVNLMVRREAFLAAGGFGNEFWPGEDTKFCMDLIAKTGGRILYLPEMLVWHHRREGLCKHLRQVGNYGAHRGFFARNFPGTSRRLPYFMPSLLLLFLTVGAVLLPCSVWWAGVKLYCLALLVAAVDIARREPLDVTLAAVPYIVLTHLWYGWRFLRGWFTNDLKSTLGR is encoded by the coding sequence ATGTCCGACACGCCGCTTTTCTCCATCATCATCCCCTTCAAGGCCCCGGGCCTGCTCGTGGAGGAGTGCCTGGCGCACATCTTCGAGCTCCAGGAGACCCGCTACGAGGTCATCCTGCTGCCCGACGAGCCCATGCCCGAGCCCAAAGGCGTCTACGCCCGCCCCGGCGTGAGCGTGCTGCCCACCGGCCCCGTGAGCCCCGCCGTCAAGCGCGACATGGGCGCCCAGGCCGCGCAGGGCCAGTACCTGGCCTTCATCGACGACGACGCCTACCCCGAGCCCTACTGGCTCACCTACGCCCGCGAGGCCTTCGAACGCGACCAGACCGTGGTGGCCGTGGGCGGCCCCGCCCAGACCCCCGCCTCCGACCCCTTCTTCGCCAGGGCCTCGGGCGCGGTGTTCCTCTCGCGCCTCTCCGGCGGCTTCCCCCAGCGCTACTTGCCCCTGCCCCCCAGGCGCTTCGTGGACGACTGGCCCACCGTGAACCTCATGGTGCGCCGCGAGGCCTTCCTCGCCGCTGGCGGCTTCGGCAACGAGTTCTGGCCCGGCGAGGACACCAAGTTCTGCATGGACCTGATCGCCAAAACCGGCGGCAGGATCCTCTACCTGCCCGAGATGCTCGTGTGGCACCACCGCCGCGAGGGCCTCTGCAAGCATCTGCGCCAGGTGGGCAACTACGGCGCGCACCGGGGCTTCTTCGCCCGCAACTTCCCCGGCACCTCCCGCCGCCTGCCCTACTTCATGCCCTCGCTCCTGCTGCTCTTCCTCACGGTGGGGGCCGTGCTCCTGCCCTGCTCCGTCTGGTGGGCGGGCGTGAAGCTCTACTGCCTGGCCCTCCTCGTGGCTGCGGTGGACATCGCGCGCCGCGAACCCCTGGACGTCACCCTGGCCGCCGTGCCCTACATCGTGCTCACGCACCTCTGGTACGGCTGGCGCTTCCTGCGCGGCTGGTTCACCAACGATCTCAAGAGCACCCTCGGCAGATAG
- a CDS encoding flavodoxin family protein, which translates to MKIMAFNGSPRKRWNTAMLLEAVLEGAAEAGAQTELVHLYGLDYKGCTSCFECKKLGGKSYGRCAMQDELRPVLERAAGADGLVAGSPVYFGAETGECRSFLERLLFPYLTYTPGYATLFPRKIPTALVYTMNIPEHALEKWGYTVFMERMRGVMERTLGACELLLSADTLQFDDYEKYLCTVFDAQAKAKRREEVFPQDLERARALGRRMAGG; encoded by the coding sequence ATGAAGATCATGGCGTTCAACGGCAGTCCCCGGAAGCGATGGAACACGGCCATGCTCCTGGAGGCCGTGCTGGAGGGAGCGGCCGAGGCGGGCGCGCAGACCGAGCTGGTCCACCTCTACGGGCTGGACTACAAGGGCTGCACGAGCTGCTTCGAGTGCAAGAAGCTGGGCGGAAAGAGCTACGGGCGCTGCGCCATGCAGGACGAATTGCGTCCCGTGCTGGAGCGCGCCGCCGGGGCGGATGGCCTGGTGGCGGGCTCCCCGGTGTACTTCGGGGCCGAGACGGGCGAGTGCCGCTCCTTCCTGGAGCGGCTGCTGTTTCCGTACCTCACCTACACGCCGGGCTACGCCACGCTTTTTCCCCGCAAGATCCCCACGGCCCTGGTCTATACCATGAACATCCCGGAGCACGCCCTGGAGAAGTGGGGCTACACGGTGTTCATGGAGCGCATGCGGGGCGTGATGGAGCGCACTCTCGGCGCCTGCGAGCTGCTGCTCAGCGCCGACACCCTCCAGTTCGACGACTACGAAAAGTACCTCTGTACGGTGTTCGACGCCCAGGCCAAGGCCAAACGGCGCGAGGAGGTCTTCCCGCAAGACCTGGAGCGCGCCCGCGCCCTGGGACGCAGGATGGCGGGGGGATGA
- a CDS encoding NAD-dependent epimerase/dehydratase family protein — MSVAIVTGSAGLIGSETVRFFADKGFDVVGIDNNLRKTFFGEDASTEWNRQRLEGDLKSYTHYDADIRDHDAISKIYGRYGKSIKAVIHCAAQPSHDWAASDPYMDFTVNANGTLVMMENFRQHCPEGVFIFTSTNKVYGDTPNYLPLVELEKRFEIEKGHKWEGGIDETMSIDQTKHSLFGASKVAADVVVQEYGRYFGLNTGVFRGGCLTGPAHSGTKLHGFLSYLMRCCITGKKYFIYGYKGKQVRDNIHSYDLVNSLWHFFEKPRVAEVYNIGGGRYSNCSMAEAIDLCEEITGKKMNYEYDETNRIGDHIWWVSGLKKFEEHYPDWKITYDVPRILREIYEVQKDVVNEGGAGGKC, encoded by the coding sequence ATGTCAGTCGCCATCGTCACCGGCTCGGCCGGCCTGATCGGTTCGGAAACCGTCCGCTTCTTTGCGGACAAGGGTTTCGACGTCGTGGGCATCGACAACAACCTGCGCAAGACCTTCTTCGGCGAGGACGCCTCCACCGAGTGGAACCGCCAGCGTCTGGAGGGCGACCTCAAGAGCTACACCCACTACGACGCCGACATCCGCGACCACGACGCCATCTCCAAGATCTACGGCCGCTACGGCAAGTCCATCAAGGCCGTGATCCACTGCGCCGCCCAGCCCTCCCACGACTGGGCCGCCTCCGACCCCTACATGGACTTCACCGTCAACGCCAACGGCACCCTGGTGATGATGGAGAACTTCCGCCAGCACTGCCCCGAGGGCGTGTTCATCTTCACCTCCACCAACAAGGTCTACGGCGACACGCCCAACTACCTGCCCCTTGTGGAGCTGGAGAAGCGCTTCGAGATCGAAAAGGGCCACAAGTGGGAAGGCGGCATCGACGAGACCATGTCCATCGACCAGACCAAGCACAGCCTCTTCGGCGCGTCCAAGGTGGCGGCCGACGTGGTGGTGCAGGAATACGGCCGCTACTTCGGCCTGAACACCGGCGTGTTCCGCGGCGGTTGCCTCACCGGCCCGGCCCACTCCGGCACCAAGCTGCACGGGTTCCTCTCCTACCTGATGCGCTGCTGCATCACCGGCAAGAAGTATTTCATCTACGGCTACAAGGGCAAGCAGGTCCGCGACAACATCCATAGCTACGACCTGGTGAACTCCCTCTGGCACTTCTTCGAGAAGCCCCGCGTGGCCGAAGTGTACAACATCGGCGGCGGCCGCTACTCCAACTGCTCCATGGCCGAAGCCATCGACCTCTGCGAAGAGATCACCGGCAAGAAGATGAACTACGAATACGACGAGACCAACCGCATCGGCGACCACATCTGGTGGGTCTCGGGCCTGAAGAAGTTCGAGGAGCACTACCCCGACTGGAAGATCACCTACGACGTGCCCCGCATCCTGCGCGAGATCTACGAGGTCCAGAAGGACGTGGTGAACGAAGGCGGCGCCGGCGGGAAGTGCTAG
- a CDS encoding glycosyltransferase, whose translation MTLDRVSVVVTTRNEARNIGNCLESVKAQGYPAELVEIIVVDNASTDDTQAIARRYTDKVFDKGPERSAQRNFGFAQATGDVLVFLDADMILSASVLERSVAMLRQGYDALYIPEIVLGRGFFPTVRRFERSFYDATVIDCVRAFTRRAFDQAGGFDESLTGPEDWDFDKRMRASARVGLLSTYDFDRVDAYVRSLPGTPRAGAGLGPETPRAGAAKAPAQDSGPELAARLAGYEALSRDDRPLLFHNEAAFDLWRYLTKKTYYGGSFEAYIAKWPAGDADIRRQFGAFYRFFGVFLENGRWRRLLSHPRLTFGMYFLRFLVGLSYLLDKLKR comes from the coding sequence ATGACCCTTGATCGCGTTTCCGTGGTGGTCACCACCCGCAACGAAGCCCGCAACATCGGCAACTGCCTGGAATCCGTGAAGGCCCAGGGCTATCCGGCCGAGCTCGTGGAAATCATCGTGGTGGACAACGCCTCCACCGACGATACGCAAGCCATCGCCCGGCGCTACACGGACAAGGTGTTCGACAAGGGCCCCGAGCGCAGCGCCCAGCGCAACTTCGGCTTCGCCCAGGCCACCGGCGACGTGCTCGTCTTTCTCGACGCCGACATGATCCTCTCCGCCTCCGTGCTCGAGCGCAGCGTGGCCATGCTCCGCCAGGGATACGACGCGCTCTACATCCCGGAAATCGTGCTGGGCCGGGGCTTTTTTCCCACGGTGCGCCGCTTCGAACGCAGCTTCTACGACGCCACGGTCATCGACTGCGTGCGCGCCTTCACACGCCGGGCCTTCGACCAGGCGGGCGGCTTCGACGAAAGCCTCACCGGCCCCGAGGACTGGGACTTCGACAAGCGCATGCGCGCCTCGGCCAGGGTGGGCCTTCTCTCCACCTACGATTTCGACCGGGTGGACGCCTACGTGCGGAGCCTCCCCGGAACGCCCCGCGCAGGCGCGGGACTTGGGCCCGAAACGCCCCGCGCGGGCGCGGCAAAGGCCCCCGCTCAGGACTCCGGCCCGGAGCTGGCGGCGCGCCTCGCCGGGTACGAGGCTCTCTCGCGCGACGACAGGCCGCTGCTCTTCCACAACGAGGCGGCCTTCGACCTCTGGCGCTACCTGACCAAAAAAACCTATTACGGCGGGTCCTTTGAAGCCTATATCGCCAAGTGGCCCGCCGGGGACGCGGACATCCGCCGCCAGTTCGGGGCGTTCTACCGCTTTTTCGGCGTGTTCCTGGAGAACGGCCGCTGGCGCAGGCTGCTTTCGCATCCCCGCCTGACCTTCGGCATGTATTTTCTTCGATTTCTCGTGGGACTTTCGTATCTGTTGGACAAACTGAAACGTTAA
- a CDS encoding PilZ domain-containing protein: MDERRYYNRVPVSYHANGYDCTINIEGKLYSARLMDISQGGAKLEVGDLYGGDAYKMDGAIIDDYYEQPYLAGKYYTVAWHKDEYIGISFSEPLSRSYDALYDYYAATA; this comes from the coding sequence ATGGATGAGCGTCGTTATTACAACCGCGTGCCTGTGTCCTATCATGCGAACGGATATGATTGCACAATAAACATCGAGGGCAAGCTCTATTCCGCGAGGCTGATGGACATCAGTCAGGGCGGGGCGAAGCTGGAAGTCGGTGATCTTTATGGCGGTGATGCCTACAAGATGGATGGCGCCATCATCGACGACTATTACGAACAACCCTATCTGGCGGGGAAATATTATACCGTGGCATGGCACAAGGATGAGTACATAGGCATTTCGTTTTCCGAGCCGCTTTCGAGGAGCTACGACGCGCTCTACGATTACTACGCCGCGACGGCTTAG
- a CDS encoding UDP-glucuronic acid decarboxylase family protein, with protein MHLNKRVLVTGGAGFLGSHLCERLLAEGCEVVCMDNYFTGTKLNIQHLRDNPSFELLRHDVTFPLYIEVDEIYNLACPASPIHYQFDPVQTTKTSVHGAINMLGLAKRVKAKIMQASTSEVYGDPSVHPQPESYWGNVNPIGFRSCYDEGKRCAETLFFDYRRQHNLKIKVVRIFNTYGPRMHPNDGRVVSNFIVQALQGQPLTVYGEGQQTRSFCYVDDLIDGFVRSMKTPDEFTGPVNLGNPGEFTILELAQLVIEYTGSKSKIEYRPLPSDDPRQRKPDITLAKSVMGWEPTIKLADGLKKTIEYFDWFLKRQ; from the coding sequence ATGCATCTGAACAAACGTGTGCTCGTCACCGGCGGCGCGGGCTTCCTTGGTTCCCACCTCTGCGAGCGTCTGCTCGCCGAAGGCTGCGAAGTGGTGTGCATGGACAACTACTTCACCGGCACCAAGCTCAACATCCAGCACCTGCGGGACAATCCCAGCTTCGAGCTCCTGCGCCACGACGTCACCTTCCCCCTCTACATCGAGGTGGACGAGATCTACAACCTGGCCTGCCCGGCCTCGCCCATCCACTACCAGTTCGACCCCGTGCAGACCACCAAGACCAGCGTGCACGGCGCCATCAACATGCTGGGCCTGGCCAAGCGCGTGAAGGCCAAGATCATGCAGGCCTCCACCTCCGAGGTCTACGGCGACCCCTCCGTGCACCCGCAGCCCGAGTCCTACTGGGGCAACGTGAACCCCATCGGCTTCCGCTCCTGCTACGACGAAGGCAAGCGCTGCGCCGAGACCCTCTTCTTCGACTACCGCCGCCAGCACAACCTGAAGATCAAGGTGGTGCGCATCTTCAACACCTACGGCCCGCGCATGCACCCCAACGACGGCCGCGTGGTCTCCAACTTCATCGTCCAGGCCCTGCAGGGCCAGCCCCTCACCGTCTACGGCGAGGGCCAGCAGACCCGCTCCTTCTGCTACGTGGACGACCTCATTGATGGCTTCGTGCGCTCCATGAAGACCCCCGACGAGTTCACCGGCCCCGTGAACCTGGGCAACCCCGGCGAGTTCACCATCTTGGAACTGGCCCAGCTGGTGATCGAATACACCGGCTCCAAGTCCAAGATCGAATACCGCCCCCTGCCCTCGGACGACCCCAGGCAGCGCAAGCCCGACATCACCCTGGCCAAGTCCGTCATGGGCTGGGAGCCCACCATCAAGCTGGCCGACGGCCTCAAGAAAACCATCGAATACTTCGACTGGTTCCTCAAACGCCAATAA
- a CDS encoding HD domain-containing phosphohydrolase, producing MNPRILAVDDDRCLLDALRRTLCRRYDLSLAQGPEDGLYALRECGPFAVVLSDLRMPGMDGIRFLERARELAPDTTRIMLTGHGDLDAAMAAVNEGHVFRFFTKPCPPDVLVRALDAGVEQHRLVTAEKELLRGTLRGCVKVLLDVLGLVSPEAFGRGERVKSLALAAARRMGLAPSWRLELAGMLSQVGLVAVPQEIVLRRFRGDPLTDEQQAVYDMHPSVAAALLGQIPRMGEVTELISRQGDCRLGGECPTPEAALLALCLDLEDLLAQGRDKRRAADSLRQRWEMREPQALRAVLEALFEESGYLPERLPLDRLREGMVLDADLRDEAGTLIMARGQHVSEAALLRLSRLRKSFRLPGEADVLRPLAPSEGATPSVEERKQDDPAPPDGPPGPAGA from the coding sequence ATGAACCCTAGAATCCTGGCCGTGGACGACGACCGCTGCCTTCTGGACGCCCTGCGCCGCACCCTCTGCCGCCGCTACGACCTCTCCCTGGCCCAGGGCCCCGAGGACGGGCTCTACGCCCTGCGCGAATGCGGTCCCTTCGCCGTGGTCCTCAGCGACCTGCGCATGCCCGGCATGGACGGCATCCGTTTCCTGGAGCGCGCCAGGGAGCTGGCCCCGGACACGACCCGCATCATGCTCACCGGCCACGGCGACCTGGACGCGGCCATGGCCGCCGTGAACGAGGGCCACGTTTTCCGTTTTTTCACCAAGCCCTGCCCGCCCGATGTGCTCGTGCGCGCCCTGGACGCCGGGGTGGAGCAGCACAGGCTGGTCACGGCGGAGAAGGAACTCCTGCGGGGCACGCTGCGCGGCTGCGTGAAGGTGCTCCTGGACGTGCTGGGCCTGGTGAGCCCCGAGGCCTTCGGCCGGGGAGAACGCGTGAAGAGCCTGGCCCTGGCGGCGGCCCGGCGCATGGGCCTTGCGCCCTCATGGCGTCTGGAGCTGGCGGGCATGCTCTCCCAGGTGGGGCTGGTGGCCGTGCCCCAGGAGATCGTGCTGCGCCGCTTCCGGGGGGACCCCCTCACGGACGAGCAGCAGGCCGTCTACGACATGCACCCCTCGGTGGCGGCGGCGCTCCTGGGGCAGATCCCCCGCATGGGGGAGGTCACGGAGCTCATCAGCCGCCAGGGCGATTGCCGCCTGGGCGGGGAGTGCCCCACGCCCGAGGCGGCCCTGCTGGCCCTTTGCCTGGACCTCGAAGACCTCCTGGCCCAGGGCCGGGACAAGCGCCGCGCCGCCGACTCCCTGCGCCAGCGTTGGGAAATGCGAGAGCCCCAGGCCCTGCGCGCCGTGCTGGAGGCGCTCTTCGAAGAATCGGGCTACCTGCCCGAGCGCCTGCCCCTGGACCGCCTGCGCGAGGGCATGGTCCTGGACGCGGACCTGCGCGACGAGGCGGGCACGCTCATCATGGCCAGGGGCCAGCACGTGAGCGAGGCCGCGCTCCTGCGCCTCTCGCGCCTGCGCAAGAGCTTCCGCCTGCCTGGGGAGGCCGACGTGCTCAGGCCGCTAGCGCCCAGCGAGGGGGCGACGCCCTCCGTTGAAGAGCGCAAGCAGGACGACCCGGCGCCGCCCGACGGCCCTCCCGGCCCGGCGGGCGCGTAA
- a CDS encoding glycosyltransferase family 2 protein produces MSQTSRKSLAVVVPVYNEAQGLDALHARVSAVMNALPYDWQLILVDDGSRDHSWPKIREIAARDPKVKGLMLSRNFGKEMALTAGVELCPDVDAVICLDADLQHPPELIPTLTAKWEEGYEIVATVREAVADYSPMKKFGSKAFYWVMTRYSDLDIPPSSTDFRLLDRKVVRTLLQFTERTRMFRGLIDWMGFKKTYIPFVAPARDTGQVGYSFKKLFNLAVNSFTSFSLLPLRFTGYLGLTIIGVALCCLAFMSAGNVLWGANYTPMAFFTVFNTFLIGIVLCGLGMVSLYIGHIHTEVVQRPLYIIRERAGRWE; encoded by the coding sequence ATGTCCCAAACTTCCCGGAAATCCCTGGCCGTCGTGGTGCCCGTGTACAACGAGGCCCAGGGCCTCGACGCGCTCCACGCCCGCGTGAGCGCCGTCATGAACGCCCTGCCCTACGACTGGCAGCTCATCCTCGTGGACGACGGCAGCCGCGACCACTCCTGGCCCAAAATCCGCGAGATCGCCGCGCGCGACCCCAAGGTCAAGGGCCTCATGCTCTCGCGCAACTTCGGCAAGGAAATGGCCCTCACCGCCGGGGTGGAGCTCTGCCCCGACGTGGACGCCGTCATCTGCCTGGACGCCGACCTCCAGCACCCGCCGGAACTCATCCCCACCCTGACCGCCAAATGGGAGGAGGGCTACGAGATCGTGGCCACCGTGCGCGAGGCCGTGGCCGACTACTCGCCCATGAAGAAGTTCGGCTCCAAGGCCTTCTACTGGGTGATGACCCGCTACTCCGACCTGGACATCCCCCCCTCCAGCACGGACTTCCGACTCCTGGACCGCAAGGTGGTGCGCACGCTGCTCCAGTTCACCGAGCGCACGCGCATGTTCCGCGGCCTCATCGACTGGATGGGTTTCAAGAAGACCTACATCCCCTTCGTGGCCCCGGCACGCGACACCGGGCAGGTGGGCTACTCCTTCAAGAAGCTCTTCAACCTGGCCGTGAACAGCTTCACCTCCTTCTCGCTCCTGCCCCTGCGCTTCACCGGCTACCTGGGCCTGACGATCATCGGCGTGGCCCTGTGCTGCCTGGCCTTCATGTCCGCAGGCAACGTGCTCTGGGGGGCCAACTACACCCCCATGGCCTTCTTCACCGTCTTCAACACCTTCCTCATCGGCATCGTGCTCTGCGGCCTGGGGATGGTGTCGCTCTACATCGGCCACATCCACACCGAGGTGGTGCAACGGCCGCTTTACATCATCCGCGAACGCGCGGGACGCTGGGAGTAG
- a CDS encoding response regulator, producing MKPRLLFVDDESKVLDGLRRMLHPQRGRWDVSFRSSAAEAMQALDSQPHDVLVTDLLMPGMDGGRFLEEVHARHPGIIRLVLSGHSGRALALQAARYAHQFLAKPVDSEALVRTLERLLALRGVLTNPRVQELVHRLDTLPALPEVHQRILAELHSQEPDMGRIAALISQDMGLSASMLKLVNSAFFGLRTRVSSPAHAANLLGLDVIAGLVLTVHLFSSFDAARHKGYDLEGLWLHCLNTGNVCRALACAEGFAQSSQDDLYVAGILHDVGKLVLLCHAPDLYGEVLTASRAQNRAVWACERDILGCTHAELGAYLLSLWGFSEEMIRWIFTHHALAGEPEHTPLAAAIVHAANALDHELRVVNQRYERDRWRLPALEASGHAHRLEDWRGIAACVLREGPVNEP from the coding sequence GTGAAACCGCGTCTGCTCTTCGTGGACGACGAATCCAAGGTCCTGGACGGCCTGCGCCGCATGCTCCACCCCCAGCGCGGCCGATGGGACGTCTCGTTCCGCTCCAGCGCCGCCGAGGCCATGCAGGCCCTGGACAGCCAGCCCCACGACGTGCTCGTCACCGACCTGCTCATGCCCGGCATGGACGGCGGCCGCTTCCTGGAAGAAGTCCACGCCCGCCACCCGGGCATCATCCGGCTGGTGCTCTCGGGACACTCGGGGCGCGCCCTGGCCCTCCAGGCCGCGCGCTACGCCCACCAGTTCCTGGCCAAACCCGTGGATTCCGAAGCCCTCGTGCGCACCTTGGAGCGCCTGCTGGCCCTGCGCGGCGTGCTCACCAACCCCCGCGTGCAGGAGCTGGTGCACCGCCTGGACACCCTGCCCGCCCTGCCAGAGGTCCACCAGCGCATCCTGGCAGAACTCCACTCCCAGGAGCCGGACATGGGCCGCATCGCCGCGCTGATCTCCCAGGACATGGGGCTCTCGGCCAGCATGCTCAAGCTGGTGAACTCGGCCTTCTTCGGGCTGCGCACCCGCGTCTCCAGCCCGGCCCACGCCGCCAACCTCCTGGGCCTGGACGTGATCGCCGGGCTCGTGCTCACCGTTCACCTTTTCTCCAGCTTCGACGCCGCGCGCCACAAGGGCTACGACCTGGAGGGCCTCTGGCTGCACTGCCTGAACACCGGCAACGTCTGCCGCGCCCTGGCCTGTGCCGAAGGCTTCGCCCAGTCCAGCCAGGACGACCTCTACGTGGCGGGCATCCTGCACGACGTGGGCAAGCTCGTGCTCCTGTGCCACGCGCCGGACCTCTACGGGGAGGTTCTCACGGCCTCCCGCGCGCAAAACCGCGCCGTGTGGGCCTGTGAGCGCGACATCCTGGGCTGCACCCACGCCGAACTGGGGGCCTACCTGCTCTCCCTCTGGGGCTTCTCCGAGGAGATGATCCGCTGGATCTTCACCCACCACGCCCTTGCCGGGGAGCCGGAACACACGCCCCTGGCCGCGGCCATCGTCCACGCCGCCAACGCCCTGGACCACGAGCTGCGCGTGGTCAACCAGCGCTACGAGCGCGACAGGTGGCGGCTCCCCGCCCTGGAGGCCTCGGGCCATGCCCACCGCCTGGAGGACTGGCGCGGGATCGCCGCCTGCGTGCTCCGGGAAGGACCCGTCAATGAACCCTAG